In Allocoprobacillus halotolerans, a genomic segment contains:
- the argS gene encoding arginine--tRNA ligase has translation MAINKIELSLKKVLQKAVIDLKFVEDYPIDQIVIEIPKDKAHGDYSTNIAMQLTKVLRRNPREIAQAIIDALDLETGHIERVEMAGPGFINLFLRKDAMTSVIKDVLDEQDHYGHSDYGQGIKYNIEFVSANPTGDLHLGHAKGASVGDSICRIMKAAGYDVTSEYYINDAGNQITNLALSLYARYLQAFGQDASLPEDGYHGPDIIQIAENLKEEFGDRFLNVSQEEAITYFRKIGTEHELQKIKDILKEFRVVHDVWFSETSLYEDNKIEPTIQKLKDEGYTYESEGALWFKSTEFGDDKDRVLIKSDGSYTYLTPDIAYHLNKLDRGYQYLVDLLGADHHGYIQRMKAAIQALGYNADQLNIDIMQMVRMVENGEVVKMSKRTGNAVTIKDLIEDIGVDASRYFFVSKAASSPFDFDLSLAKSKSNDNPVYYAQYAHARMCSIERQAAQAHIEVAQHYELLVHEKEIELVKHINEFRDEIVESAKQRAPHKIANYIQKLAQLFHSFYNDCYVIDENHLELSSQRLALVKAAQITLKNALNLIGVNAPEKM, from the coding sequence ATGGCTATTAATAAAATAGAACTTTCATTAAAGAAGGTCTTACAAAAAGCAGTGATTGATTTAAAATTTGTGGAAGATTATCCAATTGATCAAATTGTAATAGAAATTCCAAAAGATAAAGCACATGGTGATTATTCTACGAATATCGCTATGCAACTAACAAAAGTGTTAAGAAGAAATCCTAGAGAAATTGCTCAAGCTATTATTGATGCATTGGATTTAGAAACAGGACATATTGAACGTGTAGAAATGGCTGGACCTGGATTTATTAATTTATTTTTAAGAAAAGATGCAATGACTTCTGTGATTAAAGATGTTTTAGATGAACAAGATCATTATGGTCATTCTGATTATGGCCAAGGTATCAAATATAATATTGAGTTTGTTTCAGCTAATCCAACTGGTGATCTTCACTTAGGACATGCAAAAGGAGCATCAGTAGGTGATAGTATTTGTCGTATTATGAAAGCTGCTGGTTATGATGTCACAAGTGAATATTATATTAATGATGCTGGAAATCAGATTACGAACTTGGCATTATCTTTATATGCTAGATATTTGCAGGCTTTTGGTCAAGATGCATCGTTACCTGAAGATGGTTATCATGGACCTGATATTATTCAAATTGCTGAAAATTTAAAAGAAGAATTTGGAGATCGTTTCTTAAATGTGTCTCAAGAAGAAGCCATTACTTATTTTAGAAAAATTGGAACTGAACATGAGTTACAGAAGATTAAAGATATTTTAAAGGAGTTTAGAGTTGTTCATGATGTTTGGTTTAGTGAAACATCATTGTATGAAGATAATAAAATTGAACCAACTATCCAGAAACTAAAAGATGAAGGCTATACTTATGAAAGTGAAGGGGCTTTATGGTTTAAATCTACAGAATTTGGTGATGATAAAGATCGTGTGTTAATTAAAAGTGATGGAAGTTATACATATTTAACGCCTGATATTGCATATCATTTGAATAAGCTAGATCGTGGTTATCAATATTTAGTTGATTTATTAGGTGCTGATCATCATGGTTATATTCAACGTATGAAGGCAGCTATTCAAGCACTAGGGTATAATGCTGATCAGTTGAATATTGATATTATGCAGATGGTACGTATGGTAGAAAATGGTGAAGTTGTGAAAATGAGTAAGCGTACTGGAAATGCTGTAACAATTAAAGATTTAATTGAAGATATCGGAGTTGATGCCTCACGTTATTTCTTTGTATCTAAAGCGGCGAGTTCACCATTTGATTTTGACTTATCACTTGCAAAATCAAAATCAAATGATAATCCAGTTTATTATGCACAATATGCCCATGCAAGAATGTGTTCAATTGAAAGACAGGCAGCACAAGCTCATATCGAAGTGGCTCAACACTATGAATTGTTAGTTCATGAAAAAGAAATTGAACTTGTAAAACATATCAATGAATTTAGAGATGAAATTGTTGAAAGTGCAAAACAAAGAGCACCTCATAAGATTGCAAATTACATTCAAAAACTTGCACAATTATTCCATTCGTTCTATAATGATTGTTATGTTATTGATGAAAATCATTTAGAATTATCATCACAAAGATTAGCTTTAGTGAAGGCTGCACAAATCACTTTAAAAAATGCATTAAATTTAATTGGTGTCAATGCACCAGAAAAAATGTAG
- a CDS encoding phospholipase D-like domain-containing protein, whose translation MIYDDVGSLTTLPYHFEKKLEKMGIQCVVFNPFIPLVSIAMNHRDHRKICIIDGNIGYSGGFNLADEYMNVKMRFGHWKDTGIRLEGQGVWNLTTMFLSTWNAYRHQDHDYKQYQPSDLPPIQDDGYVVAYGDSPVDHEDTGEHIYLNMINQAQEEILIMTPYFIIDETMMKAFLLARRKGVRIQIITPGIPDKKNVYHVTRSYYYSLMKEGVEFYEYQPGFVHAKMVLCDQRIATVGTINFDYRSLYLHFECNIMMTQKSVIQDISRDFQETLALSQKVTLKQSRRFRGIYEAILRLFAPLM comes from the coding sequence TTGATTTATGATGATGTAGGTAGTTTAACAACATTGCCTTATCATTTTGAAAAGAAATTAGAAAAGATGGGCATTCAATGTGTTGTTTTTAATCCTTTTATACCTTTGGTTTCAATAGCGATGAATCATCGTGATCATCGTAAGATTTGTATTATTGATGGAAATATTGGATATAGTGGTGGTTTTAATCTGGCGGATGAGTATATGAATGTCAAAATGCGCTTTGGACATTGGAAAGATACAGGTATTCGTTTAGAAGGACAAGGTGTCTGGAATTTAACAACGATGTTTCTATCCACATGGAATGCTTATAGGCATCAAGATCACGATTATAAGCAATATCAACCTAGTGATTTACCACCTATTCAAGATGATGGCTATGTTGTGGCTTATGGGGATTCACCAGTGGATCATGAAGATACAGGAGAACATATTTATTTAAATATGATCAATCAGGCCCAAGAGGAAATTTTAATTATGACGCCTTATTTTATTATTGATGAAACAATGATGAAGGCTTTTTTATTAGCACGAAGAAAAGGTGTTCGAATACAAATTATTACGCCAGGGATTCCAGATAAGAAGAATGTTTATCATGTAACCCGTTCCTATTATTATTCTTTGATGAAAGAGGGAGTGGAGTTCTATGAATATCAACCAGGTTTTGTACATGCTAAAATGGTTTTATGTGATCAAAGAATTGCGACGGTAGGAACAATTAATTTTGATTATCGTAGTTTATATTTACATTTTGAATGTAATATCATGATGACACAAAAATCTGTTATTCAAGACATTTCCAGAGATTTTCAAGAAACATTAGCTCTCTCACAAAAAGTCACTTTAAAACAGAGTCGTCGTTTTAGAGGAATATATGAAGCTATTTTAAGATTATTTGCACCATTAATGTAG
- a CDS encoding PLDc N-terminal domain-containing protein, translating to MKIFKIFLNRIVIFGFLIFLQLVWMFFIGRKLWLHHTWIQPLMRAMSLIVVLWLVNKDENPSYKISWIIIVLLFPMFGGLLYLFIGNKKPSRKIRKILQPIIDDMNPEMLLENDVSFTLSESKQDALTYLSDLGYGTYLQTQCRYYALGDYCYGDLLKDLKQAQRYIFMEYFIVSEGLIFQSILDILEKRFKKV from the coding sequence ATGAAAATCTTTAAAATCTTTTTAAATCGTATTGTTATTTTTGGTTTTCTTATATTCTTACAGCTTGTCTGGATGTTTTTTATAGGTAGAAAACTATGGTTACATCATACATGGATACAGCCATTGATGCGTGCTATGAGTCTTATTGTTGTTTTATGGTTAGTGAATAAAGATGAAAATCCTTCTTATAAAATATCATGGATTATTATTGTATTATTATTTCCAATGTTTGGAGGATTGTTGTATTTATTCATTGGAAATAAAAAACCATCAAGAAAGATTAGAAAGATCTTACAACCTATCATTGATGATATGAATCCAGAGATGTTGTTAGAAAATGATGTGTCTTTCACTTTAAGTGAGTCTAAACAAGATGCTTTGACTTATTTGTCTGATTTGGGATATGGAACTTATTTACAAACACAGTGTCGTTATTATGCTTTAGGTGATTATTGTTATGGGGATTTATTGAAAGATCTCAAACAAGCTCAAAGATATATTTTTATGGAGTATTTTATTGTATCTGAAGGTTTGATATTTCAAAGTATTTTGGATATATTAGAAAAAAGGTTCAAGAAGGTGTAG
- a CDS encoding DUF1934 family protein — translation MNQTKQIHYKAIFKQDGDQQTVEYKAKGYICYGQKTNLYFQTSQGKIQISYDDKEVHLKNGDSLLRFHKEKMVWNQYQLPYGMVELKTELMKFQSGDDVLKMKYALYDHQGLISTVYIMVTFKDEIIGEDA, via the coding sequence ATGAATCAAACAAAACAAATTCATTACAAAGCAATTTTTAAACAAGATGGAGATCAACAGACAGTTGAATATAAAGCCAAGGGTTATATATGTTATGGACAAAAGACAAATCTGTATTTTCAAACTTCACAAGGAAAAATTCAAATTTCTTATGATGACAAAGAAGTTCATTTGAAAAATGGTGATTCTCTTTTAAGATTTCATAAAGAGAAAATGGTATGGAATCAGTATCAGTTACCTTATGGAATGGTAGAATTAAAAACAGAATTGATGAAATTTCAAAGTGGAGATGATGTCTTAAAAATGAAATATGCTTTGTATGATCATCAAGGATTAATTTCAACGGTTTATATTATGGTGACTTTTAAAGATGAAATCATTGGAGAAGATGCATGA
- a CDS encoding transglycosylase domain-containing protein: protein MEDHRFYEHRGFDPVGILRALKANISEQGNVEGASTISQQYARLMFLNNDKTWSRKIQEAFLTVRLEAHYNKDTILQGYINTVYFGHGIYGIENASLYYFNKEPRDLDLNEASMLAGVINGPEYYSPFKDLKAAKSRQKIVLDALVEQNQITQKEADQTYQTEIQLNPHPSSTIQCAYPYYRDCVISELKELGFYSEEYVNQGLNIQTTLDTQIQDQLNQIVNEQMKGRDELEVSSIILNSQTSGVLALIGGKDYASSQFNRATQASRQVGSTMKPLLYYIALENGFTPTTKFKSEPTTFQLENGKTYTPTNFNKKYAHDDVTMAQAIALSDNIYAVKTHLFLGEQALVNALSQFGYQHISPHPSLALGTLNTNVYDFSAVYTTLAHHGIYNKVHTITKITNNNGDILYEYQPENKQLLNQDTCLMMSQLLTAPFEKSFQSYASPTMLNYPVNTTFAAKTGSTPYDSLCAGYNPQYTLLSWVGYDDNREMNMTSDTRIPKVIFQTMANFLQKEELWYEPTTNLKKIPINPITGDYQENGLVFWFKET from the coding sequence ATTGAAGATCATCGTTTTTATGAACATCGTGGTTTTGATCCTGTTGGTATTTTACGTGCTTTGAAAGCTAATATCAGTGAACAGGGAAATGTGGAAGGAGCCAGTACCATATCACAACAATACGCAAGATTGATGTTTTTAAATAATGATAAAACATGGTCAAGAAAGATTCAAGAAGCTTTTTTAACAGTACGTTTAGAAGCACATTATAATAAAGATACGATTTTACAAGGTTATATCAATACAGTTTATTTTGGACATGGTATATATGGTATTGAAAATGCGAGTCTTTATTATTTTAATAAAGAACCGCGTGATTTAGATTTAAATGAAGCCAGTATGTTAGCAGGTGTTATTAATGGTCCCGAATATTATTCTCCATTTAAAGATTTAAAAGCCGCTAAAAGTAGACAGAAGATTGTTTTAGATGCTTTAGTAGAACAAAATCAAATTACCCAAAAAGAAGCTGATCAAACCTATCAAACTGAAATTCAACTCAATCCTCATCCTTCTTCTACTATTCAATGTGCCTATCCTTATTATCGTGACTGTGTGATAAGTGAATTAAAAGAACTTGGTTTTTACAGTGAAGAATATGTCAATCAAGGGCTCAATATTCAAACGACATTAGATACACAAATCCAAGATCAGCTCAATCAAATCGTCAATGAACAAATGAAAGGGCGTGATGAATTAGAAGTATCAAGTATTATCTTAAACAGTCAAACATCAGGTGTTCTTGCATTAATTGGTGGAAAAGATTATGCGTCTTCACAATTTAATCGTGCAACGCAAGCATCACGTCAAGTCGGTTCAACAATGAAACCATTGCTTTATTATATTGCTTTAGAGAATGGCTTTACACCCACAACCAAATTCAAAAGTGAACCAACAACTTTTCAATTAGAAAATGGAAAAACATATACACCTACCAATTTCAACAAAAAATATGCACATGATGATGTGACAATGGCACAGGCGATAGCACTCAGTGATAATATCTATGCTGTGAAAACACATTTGTTTTTAGGAGAACAGGCTTTGGTCAATGCCTTATCTCAATTTGGCTATCAACATATTTCACCCCATCCATCATTGGCACTGGGAACATTAAATACAAATGTCTATGACTTTTCAGCAGTTTATACAACACTTGCACATCATGGAATCTACAACAAAGTTCATACAATTACAAAAATCACTAATAATAATGGTGATATTTTATATGAATACCAGCCAGAAAATAAACAATTACTCAATCAAGATACTTGTTTGATGATGAGCCAATTGTTGACAGCTCCATTTGAAAAATCTTTTCAATCCTATGCCAGTCCTACGATGTTGAATTATCCTGTCAATACGACATTTGCTGCAAAAACAGGTTCTACACCCTATGATTCATTATGTGCAGGTTACAATCCGCAATATACCCTTTTAAGTTGGGTAGGATATGATGATAATCGTGAAATGAATATGACTTCAGATACTAGAATTCCTAAAGTGATTTTTCAGACAATGGCTAATTTTCTTCAAAAAGAAGAACTATGGTATGAACCCACAACCAATCTCAAAAAAATACCTATCAATCCTATCACTGGTGACTATCAAGAAAATGGGCTGGTTTTCTGGTTTAAAGAAACTTGA
- a CDS encoding cation-translocating P-type ATPase C-terminal domain-containing protein: MNLITDSLPAIAIGMEAGRNDVLKEKPRQANDSILNKTTFLQISYEGIVIAICTMCAYLTGLKGDPLTASTMAFATICLARLLHGFNCRSHQPLTKIGLFTNRSSILAFIIGFALLHFILFVPAMHRLFMIHSISMTQLFVIYGFALLPTLIIQVRKMLTK; encoded by the coding sequence ATGAATTTAATTACAGACTCTTTACCTGCTATTGCGATTGGAATGGAGGCTGGACGTAATGATGTTTTAAAAGAAAAACCTCGCCAAGCCAATGATTCTATTTTAAATAAAACAACCTTCTTACAGATCAGTTATGAAGGTATTGTGATTGCTATTTGTACAATGTGTGCTTATTTAACTGGTTTAAAAGGTGATCCATTAACGGCTTCAACAATGGCCTTTGCTACAATCTGTCTAGCTCGTCTCTTACACGGATTTAACTGCCGTAGTCACCAACCACTTACAAAAATAGGACTTTTTACAAATCGTTCAAGCATTCTTGCCTTTATTATAGGATTTGCATTACTACATTTTATTCTATTTGTACCAGCAATGCATAGATTATTTATGATTCATTCTATTTCAATGACACAACTTTTTGTTATTTATGGTTTTGCACTCTTACCAACATTGATCATTCAAGTAAGAAAAATGCTAACAAAATAA
- a CDS encoding molecular chaperone Hsp90 — translation MLNEVIEKTHELLKAPTCCQELKDVAKEWLESIGSENESMMTKKYVAEMKEDIMPIENLIAFASSKAGQDYFGLETANSIVAHSQEIQSQGAQYCDCPACALVEDILKLLGE, via the coding sequence ATGTTAAATGAAGTCATTGAAAAAACGCATGAATTATTAAAAGCACCTACATGTTGTCAAGAATTAAAGGATGTTGCAAAAGAATGGTTAGAGTCAATTGGTAGTGAAAATGAATCTATGATGACAAAAAAATATGTAGCTGAAATGAAAGAAGATATTATGCCAATTGAAAATTTAATTGCTTTTGCCAGTTCAAAAGCTGGTCAGGATTATTTTGGATTGGAAACAGCCAATAGTATTGTGGCTCATAGTCAGGAAATTCAATCACAAGGTGCGCAATATTGTGATTGTCCAGCGTGTGCTCTTGTTGAAGATATTTTAAAATTATTAGGAGAATAG
- a CDS encoding PD-(D/E)XK nuclease family transposase — MNQEYLNILEKLRPIDNEFMQVLFRSEKCVELLVKTIFGDDVSVVKFKTEDKRKNLGGRSIWMDIVATLSDGKIVNIEMERSIENATPLRARYHASILDSSKSYPKQKWHKLSEMYVIFICEKDVLRSKKIIQYIDRYKDDGTLFKDKLHIIYLNASIQDESPLGLLMHDLMCEDPDKMHYKVLRKRVSYFKNSERGKKKMCKELKKLVEEENKKAEKRGEKRGRKEGEKRGEKRGKIKGKIETLMKILIKKFTNENLEWIKDCNKEQLEKIEDNIYLDIDYKDFYQLVHS; from the coding sequence ATGAATCAAGAATATTTAAATATTTTAGAAAAGCTTAGACCTATTGACAATGAGTTCATGCAGGTTTTGTTTAGAAGCGAAAAATGTGTTGAGCTCTTGGTTAAAACTATCTTTGGTGATGATGTTTCAGTCGTAAAGTTTAAAACTGAAGATAAACGTAAGAATCTTGGAGGTAGATCTATATGGATGGATATTGTTGCTACACTTAGTGATGGAAAGATTGTCAATATTGAAATGGAGCGAAGCATAGAAAATGCTACGCCTCTAAGAGCGAGATATCATGCCAGTATACTTGATAGCAGTAAGTCCTATCCCAAGCAAAAATGGCATAAGCTATCTGAAATGTATGTTATCTTCATATGTGAAAAGGATGTCTTAAGATCTAAAAAAATCATTCAATATATTGACAGATATAAAGATGATGGAACACTTTTTAAAGACAAGCTACATATTATTTATTTAAATGCGAGTATACAGGATGAAAGTCCATTAGGGTTGTTGATGCATGATTTAATGTGTGAAGATCCAGACAAGATGCATTATAAAGTCTTAAGAAAAAGAGTGAGTTATTTTAAAAATTCAGAAAGGGGCAAGAAAAAAATGTGTAAAGAACTAAAAAAACTTGTAGAAGAAGAAAACAAAAAAGCAGAAAAACGTGGAGAAAAGCGAGGTAGAAAAGAAGGCGAGAAGCGTGGAGAAAAACGTGGAAAAATTAAAGGAAAGATTGAAACTCTTATGAAAATTTTAATTAAGAAATTTACAAATGAAAACCTTGAATGGATTAAAGACTGCAATAAAGAACAGTTAGAAAAGATAGAAGATAATATCTATTTAGATATTGATTATAAAGACTTTTATCAATTAGTGCATTCTTAA
- a CDS encoding GNAT family N-acetyltransferase — translation MNCQFFYKLPDEAKRIREKVFVEEQGFKNEFDKQDEQSWHLVAYDYQTPIGCARFYDEDGVLVFGRIAVIKEKRNKHLGSYILHELEKKAKELGYQKVTLSAQVVAKTFYEKNGYVAYGQEYMDEFCPHIHMKKEL, via the coding sequence ATGAATTGTCAATTTTTTTATAAGCTTCCTGATGAAGCAAAAAGGATTAGAGAAAAAGTTTTTGTTGAGGAACAAGGGTTTAAAAATGAATTTGATAAACAAGATGAACAAAGTTGGCATCTAGTCGCTTATGATTATCAAACACCAATAGGTTGTGCCCGTTTCTATGATGAAGATGGGGTTCTTGTTTTTGGAAGAATTGCTGTGATTAAAGAGAAAAGGAATAAACATCTTGGTAGCTATATTTTACATGAATTAGAAAAGAAAGCAAAGGAATTAGGTTATCAAAAAGTTACACTTTCAGCACAAGTAGTTGCTAAAACTTTTTATGAAAAAAACGGCTATGTTGCTTATGGTCAAGAATATATGGATGAGTTTTGTCCCCACATTCATATGAAAAAAGAATTGTAG